ACCACCCATCTTGATCGCGCCCTCAAGCACGAGAAGGAACTCAAACAGGGGATTGCCCTGCAAGAGCAAGGCCTGCCGGTCCCTTCGCACCTCTTTGGCGCACCTACGCGGAAAATCCTCGATCTGGTAGCCGACTACGAACGGTCACACACAGCCAAGCGGTTACGGCAAAAGCACATCCACGACACGGTGACGCGCATCAAGACGCTGGCCGAAGTCTGCAACTGGGAAGACCTGGGCGACATTACGCCAACTGGCTTCGAACAGTGGCGCGGGCAAGTGCCGGTTTGCGAGCGGACAGGCCGGGAGCTTTCAGCCAAGACGATCAACGAGTACCTGCTGAGCATGCGGGCCTTTCTCAACTGGCTGAAAAAGCAGGGGATCATTGAGCGCGATCCGCTGGAGTACGTCGAGAAGTGCGAGACGCGGGGCAATGAGACCAAGAACCGCCGCGAGTGGACGGATGACGAGCTTGAAACGTTCATGCGCTACGGGAAGCCACCCCATCGGGCAGACTATCGCATCGGAATATGGCTGCTGCACTGGACCGGCTTGCGCAAAAACGAGCTGCAAAACCCGCGTTGGGGTGACGTGTTCATCGATGACGGGAAGGCACAAGCCATCATCCGCGCCAAGTACTCAAAAGGCCGAACCAGCGAGCAAATCCCCCTTATGCCTAAGGTTGTGGCTCAATTGCACTCCATGCGGCCGAAGAAATGGAAGCCGGAGGACAAGGTTTTGCCGTTCCGGCTGCCCGGCTCCGAACAGTTTCGCGTCGATCAGGAACGCGCCGGATTGGTGTACAAAAATGAGTTCGGGGACCACGATTTCCACTCCCTGCGCTACTCACACGGCCACTGGCTAGCTGTGCGTGGCGTTCCTTTGCTCGTTATTCAGGCCATCCTACGACACAAAGATCCTTCGACCACAGCCCGGCACTATATGAACATCGCCAAGCTGGCGGCTAACAAGACGCTGGAGGAAGTTTATGCCTCAGAGGGGTGCACTCCAAATTGCACTCCATTCGACGGCCAAGAAGGGCTTTCACGGTCACAAAACGTCACAAAATCGGGCAAACTTGAAGTTTTGCAAATTGCTGTTGGTGACGCGCTTAGTCGCGCTTTGGCCCCCTTTGTCACACAGGGTCTCAACCCTGTAAGTGGCTGCCCAAGCGTGGCACTCTTCGGAAAGTTGAAGATTTTCTCCGCAATCTCCGAAGGTCGAAAAGCTGTTAACTAATGGGTTTTCAGGCCGCTTCGGGCACCTCCTCCCTGTTTTCCGGGGGCTCGTCGGGGTCCGGCACCCGGTGGTAGTAGTTCAGGAGCCCGCCTAACCGTTCACTTTTTACGATCAGGCCCTCGCAACCCTTTGTCCGTGGGGCTTGCGGGAACGGGATCTGGTTGTCCAGACCCTGGTGATTGCGTTCTCCGTGGTAATGTTTCACGAACTCGGAGACCGCTTTTCGCAGGGATTTCTCCCCGAAGAAAATCAGCCGGTCCAGGCACTCCCGTTTGATCGAGGAAACGAAGCTCTCGGCGTAACCGTTCTGCTCGGGATAGCCCACGCTTGTCTGGATGAGATCGACTCCGGCACTTTTGAGGGTGTTCCGGAACTGGTGGGTGTAAAGCGCGTCGTGATCGCAGATGAA
The window above is part of the Ruficoccus amylovorans genome. Proteins encoded here:
- a CDS encoding tyrosine-type recombinase/integrase, with product TTHLDRALKHEKELKQGIALQEQGLPVPSHLFGAPTRKILDLVADYERSHTAKRLRQKHIHDTVTRIKTLAEVCNWEDLGDITPTGFEQWRGQVPVCERTGRELSAKTINEYLLSMRAFLNWLKKQGIIERDPLEYVEKCETRGNETKNRREWTDDELETFMRYGKPPHRADYRIGIWLLHWTGLRKNELQNPRWGDVFIDDGKAQAIIRAKYSKGRTSEQIPLMPKVVAQLHSMRPKKWKPEDKVLPFRLPGSEQFRVDQERAGLVYKNEFGDHDFHSLRYSHGHWLAVRGVPLLVIQAILRHKDPSTTARHYMNIAKLAANKTLEEVYASEGCTPNCTPFDGQEGLSRSQNVTKSGKLEVLQIAVGDALSRALAPFVTQGLNPVSGCPSVALFGKLKIFSAISEGRKAVN